CCGTCCTGTGCCTCAAGCACGCCGGCGTGGCGTGCATCGTCGCCGAGAGCTTCTCGCGGATTTTCTACCGCAACGCGGTGAACCTGGGGTACCCGGTCCTCGAGTGCCCCGGCGTCACCTCCGTCGTGTCCGAGGGGGACGAAATCGAGGTGGACACGGACACCGGCGAGGTGACGGATCTTTCCATCGGGAAGGGGGCGACGGGCGTGCCGCTCTCCGACGTGGAGGCCCGGATCAGCCGGGCGGGCGGCCTGTTGGAGTACATAAAAACGGAACAGCCGTAGCGTCCGCCCGCCGGGTGGGCGATTCGGCGAGGGGAAGGCTGGAAGCGTTTAAGTGGGTGAGTGCGGGGGCTCGCCCTTTACGTTTGGGTTGGCAGCAGACAGGTGTGGCACCTGTTCCTCCGGACAATCCCCTCTCCCTGTGGGAGCGGCGCGCCGACGGGCTAGGGTGAGGGCTACCCTAGATAAAAGCGGCGGGGATTAAAATCCCCGCCCTACGTTCGCCCCCCACCCTAACCCTCCCCCCAGAGGGGGGAGGGGATTGTGCAGCGGGCGGGTCTGGAGACCCGCCCCGACAACATCACAATTTTCGAGGCCCTGGCCGCGGTGAAGCGGCGCCTCGCAACGCACTCCCCGTCCGGCGCCCGCTCCTTACACTATCGCCCTGATCCGGGTGCCCGCCGGGCCGGTGTTTTCCCAGACCAACTTCTTCGGCCTTCGATCGTTGATGGTGACTTGATCGGGCTTGAGGTCCCGCTCGACCATGATCCGTGGAATGATTATCTCGAACTCGTTTCTGGAAGTCTTTCTGCAGTGGACTACCTCACCCTGAAACGTCGCTCGACTTTCGTTCATGAGCCCCCCCTCCGGTCAATGGTCGGCGCCGCGAGCGAGTTGTATGACGGGTTCGAGGACGGATGCGCGGCAAGCTAAGTCTTTGTTTCGCCACCATTCAGTGAAAAAAATAACACGAAGCAGAATCCCTGCTCACTATCCGAAACTATTATATACGGGTTGGGATTATTTTTCCAACGTGAAGGCGGCAACCGGCCATTTAGTCAACTCTAAGCTGCATCGTTGGGGATAATCGCTCCACCTGGATT
Above is a genomic segment from bacterium containing:
- the leuD gene encoding 3-isopropylmalate dehydratase small subunit (catalyzes the isomerization between 2-isopropylmalate and 3-isopropylmalate in leucine biosynthesis), which translates into the protein MRFKGKAWVVGDDIDTDQIYHGQYLPLTDFREMAKHALEFVPGKEGFVAQVKDGDILVTGKNFGCGSSREHAVLCLKHAGVACIVAESFSRIFYRNAVNLGYPVLECPGVTSVVSEGDEIEVDTDTGEVTDLSIGKGATGVPLSDVEARISRAGGLLEYIKTEQP